The Primulina huaijiensis isolate GDHJ02 chromosome 17, ASM1229523v2, whole genome shotgun sequence genome window below encodes:
- the LOC140962352 gene encoding protein OCTOPUS-like — protein MNPTSADPTAPPPPPPPPRSSFSCDHHPNEQYTGFCPSCLCERLTSLDHSASNTPSSSSLPSSASAAAVTAIKSLFSSASKANSVLPPPPKPVNKASNSNSFLPELRRTKSFSASKNEALGQTFEPQRKSCDVRVRNTLSSLFTLEDENKSTTSHNKASSSASSSHQNLSSSQKIESCIVSKPVLEETENDGDYNDLENVEDGVVVVDYSGGGVDGDEIIPFQISDLENLINVVELEVNGSSEIVEEEVLSVSNLKPMKDHINLDSQDKKSSGGGFWAAASVFSKKWQKWRQKQKQKMKKPNNDKIRAKLPVEKPISRQYRETQSEIADYGFGRRSCDTDPRFSLDAGRISFDDPRCSFDEPRASWDGYLIGRSFLRMAPMLSVMEDAPAVHVLSSDMQIPVEEPSRNFANEEGVPGGSVQTREYYSDSSSKRRKSLDGSSSFRKTAAAVVAEIDELKMVLNAKVSPTTMDYFQGTKVVVGERDLRDSNSNSMRDDCSETFELGSGFKDGSSSVIGNGERKESKKSRRWSWRLWGFIYRRNGGNKDENEEERTIHVNWVERSFSESWQESRREGSIDLRGGFNRNVPRSNSSASWRNAPQVGGSFGSVRHSNVEVNGHGGKKRDDFVLERNRSARYSPKHIDNGLLRFYLRQ, from the coding sequence ATGAATCCCACTTCTGCAGACCCAACAGCGCCTCCGCCTCCGCCTCCTCCGCCGCGTTCCTCTTTCAGCTGTGACCACCACCCCAATGAGCAGTACACCGGGTTCTGCCCCTCTTGCCTCTGCGAGCGTCTTACCTCTCTAGATCACTCAGCCTCCAACACTCCCTCCTCCTCCAGCCTCCCCTCGTCGGCTTCCGCCGCGGCGGTCACCGCAATCAAGTCCCTTTTTTCGTCCGCTTCGAAAGCAAACAGCGTCCTTCCTCCTCCTCCGAAGCCAGTTAATAAGGCCTCAAATTCCAATTCGTTTTTGCCCGAGCTACGTCGCACGAAGTCTTTTTCTGCTTCCAAGAACGAAGCTTTAGGCCAGACATTTGAGCCGCAGAGGAAATCTTGTGACGTTCGGGTAAGAAACACTCTTTCGTCACTCTTCACACTAGAAGACGAGAATAAAAGTACAACCAGTCACAATAAAGCTTCCTCTTCCGCTTCTTCTTCTCATCAAAACCTCTCGAGTAGCCAAAAAATCGAATCTTGTATAGTGAGTAAGCCAGTATTGGAGGAAACAGAAAACGACGGAGATTATAATGACCTTGAAAACGTAGAGGATGGTGTTGTGGTCGTGGACTATTCTGGTGGTGGAGTAGATGGAGATGAAATTATACCCTTTCAAATTTCCGATTTGGAAAATTTGATAAATGTGGTTGAGCTTGAGGTGAATGGTAGTAGTGAGATTGTGGAAGAAGAGGTATTGAGCGTGAGTAATTTGAAGCCTATGAAAGACCATATAAATCTTGATAGTCAGGATAAGAAGAGTTCAGGAGGGGGGTTTTGGGCTGCAGCCTCAGTTTTCAGCAAGAAATGGCAGAAGTGGAGGCAAAAGCAAAAGCAAAAGATGAAGAAGCCGAACAATGACAAAATTAGAGCTAAATTGCCTGTAGAGAAACCGATTTCTAGGCAGTATAGGGAGACACAGTCTGAGATTGCTGATTATGGATTTGGGAGGAGGTCGTGTGATACAGATCCCCGGTTTTCTCTAGATGCTGGGAGAATCAGTTTTGATGATCCTAGATGCTCCTTTGACGAGCCTCGAGCTTCTTGGGATGGATATCTGATTGGGAGGAGTTTTCTTAGAATGGCACCTATGCTTTCTGTGATGGAGGATGCCCCTGCTGTGCACGTGTTGAGCTCGGACATGCAAATTCCAGTTGAGGAGCCATCAAGAAATTTTGCAAATGAAGAGGGTGTGCCTGGAGGGTCTGTGCAGACCAGAGAGTATTACTCTGACTCTTCATCAAAAAGGAGGAAGAGTCTTGATGGGTCTAGTTCGTTCAGGAAGACTGCCGCCGCCGTGGTAGCTGAGATTGATGAACTGAAGATGGTGTTGAATGCGAAAGTCTCACCCACTACTATGGACTATTTTCAAGGGACAAAAGTGGTAGTTGGGGAACGAGATCTGAGGGATTCGAATTCAAACTCTATGAGGGATGACTGTTCCGAGACTTTTGAATTGGGTAGCGGATTTAAGGATGGTAGCAGTTCTGTGATAGGCAATGGGGAGAGGAAGGAGTCGAAGAAATCTAGGAGATGGAGTTGGAGATTATGGGGCTTTATATACCGGAGAAATGGTGGTAACAAAGATGAAAATGAGGAGGAAAGAACAATTCACGTGAATTGGGTGGAGAGGTCTTTTTCTGAGTCTTGGCAAGAATCAAGGAGGGAAGGAAGCATCGACCTGAGAGGCGGATTCAACAGAAATGTGCCTCGAAGCAATAGTAGTGCGAGCTGGAGAAATGCCCCTCAAGTTGGTGGATCATTCGGGAGTGTGAGGCATTCAAATGTCGAGGTGAATGGGCACGGGGGAAAGAAGAGGGAcgatttcgtgttggaaaggaATCGGAGTGCAAGATATTCTCCAAAGCACATCGATAATGGACTCCTGCGTTTCTACTTGCGCCAATGA